Proteins from a genomic interval of Neisseria arctica:
- a CDS encoding YeeE/YedE family protein, translating to MNTWLSALAGGLLIGFAAAILWRGYGRIMGCSGILAGLFRGGAWRVAFVAGVLVSPWLYKIWFGIPEIVVTNQPVLLVLGGLLVGYGVRLGSGCTSGHGVCGLGRLSKRSAVAVGVFMLFGFLTVFILKHMVGIV from the coding sequence ATGAATACTTGGTTATCTGCATTGGCGGGCGGTCTGCTTATTGGTTTCGCAGCCGCAATATTATGGCGTGGGTATGGCCGGATTATGGGGTGTAGCGGTATTTTAGCCGGGCTTTTTCGGGGTGGGGCTTGGCGAGTGGCATTTGTTGCAGGTGTTTTGGTTTCACCTTGGTTATATAAAATTTGGTTTGGTATTCCGGAGATTGTAGTCACGAATCAGCCGGTCCTTTTGGTGTTAGGTGGATTATTGGTAGGTTACGGAGTACGTTTAGGTTCTGGTTGCACCAGCGGACATGGGGTATGCGGTTTGGGGCGGTTATCAAAACGCTCGGCAGTGGCGGTGGGTGTGTTTATGCTGTTTGGATTTTTAACTGTTTTTATATTGAAGCATATGGTGGGTATAGTATGA
- a CDS encoding YeeE/YedE family protein, protein MKILGVFLSGLLFGFGLLLSGMANPQKVQNFLDVFGNWDPSLAFVMTGAVIVTLWAFRIGRGAKHKAQPKWSERFHSPETVHIDKSLLLGSALFGIGWGVAGICPGPALVLIGMLRVEMLWFGGAMAVGLSLYHLQNKHRIA, encoded by the coding sequence ATGAAGATTTTAGGGGTATTTTTGTCCGGCCTTTTATTTGGATTCGGTCTGCTGCTTTCGGGAATGGCTAATCCGCAAAAAGTGCAGAATTTTTTGGATGTATTTGGTAATTGGGATCCGTCGTTGGCTTTTGTGATGACGGGAGCGGTAATTGTTACATTATGGGCTTTTCGTATCGGAAGAGGCGCAAAGCACAAAGCGCAACCAAAATGGTCGGAACGGTTTCATAGTCCGGAAACCGTACATATCGACAAATCTTTATTGCTGGGCAGTGCTCTATTCGGTATCGGTTGGGGTGTAGCAGGTATTTGTCCGGGGCCTGCATTGGTATTGATAGGCATGCTGAGAGTCGAAATGTTGTGGTTTGGTGGTGCAATGGCAGTGGGATTGTCGTTATATCACTTGCAGAACAAGCATCGGATAGCGTAA